In the genome of Puntigrus tetrazona isolate hp1 chromosome 8, ASM1883169v1, whole genome shotgun sequence, the window CATTTAACACGACTGTTTCGATTCAGACAAAGGGAGGTTTTGTTACAGAGATTCGTCTGTAATCCTCGAAGGTATTTTATCAATGAATGTAGATCGGTGAAGGTTTTACTGAATGTGTCATGTTTTTAATGGAAGCAACAAGCAAAAACTTTCTCTAGCTTATTTTTTTGACTGAATGATTTCGATCAGTTAGTAATAACACTGCTATCTGTGGTGTGGGCGGAAATGAAATGTCCTGCGCAAGTTTGTGAATAGTGTGCATGTTTGTTCAGAGATTATGTAGAGAGAAACTACCGTTTGGATGTTTGTTTCACatgtaaagcattttattaagtatGTTGTCTCTCAATCATTTGAAATGGATCACTTgtacattaaatgtatgtaaCACTTCTTATAGGAATTTGTAGAATAACTATATCTTTATAAGTGATAATCCTCTGTGACTTTGACTGTTTCTGTAACTGTTATAAAATCTTCCGAAGGTGGAAGTACTAGGAGCACCGTGATTGGAGGAGAGGCTAATATTCTCAAGGACATTATCTTCACATTGGGCAATAATGCATGATTCATTTTGGATTAGAATTGTCCATCTGAGTTGCTTGCCTTTACTGCGGCATCTAAAATCCTCTCCTACAGTTGCACTGTCCTAGTAAACggcacatttaatattaaaagggTTCAGAATTCTTgcataaatactgtaatatattaaacagaGAAATTAAAGCtataatgtgatttaaataattcttgGTATGGCCTGTTAATAGTCTCTGAATTATAAagtctgtaaaataaaacatttgaaacggTATGTagtttctgtgattttttttattcttcatacCGATCCCAACAGTTAGCTTTGTTCCACTGTCTAAAGAAATTCCTTTTATCTggttgttttcatatttaagtttatttttttatgttatttgttatgtttatgttattgAGTTAGTGAGTGGTCAGTGAGTGATTTTGTGCCTTTAACTTCTCATGGATATTTACAGATGATCCCACCGCTGTGCCATGACTTGGGTCATATGGTCATGAGTTCTGATCAAGCAGCAAAAATCCCCTAGCATGTAAAAAAATCCCCTCCTATCCACTGCAGCAGAGATTTGTGGTTTAGTCTTGATATAATTGCCAGAATTAATAATGGAAAAATAGCTTATATAGTCTCCAGTGAAAATTCATTATAAGGATCTTTTTTAGTAACCAGATAGTGAAAACTAAATTACACTCTGATTTGTTCTAGAAAACGGTCCTCTGAAGTCACACATCTATTATTCCAGTGGGCATGTTTCCCTCGGTGCACTTCTGTCCCAGTTTCTCCAAGGCAACAGACTTGGGTTTTTAGTGTCAATCTTTCAACTGTCAGGAAGGCCTAAAAGTACCTGACACGTTCACTCAAGctatatgtataaaatacagtgtgtatacatgcatgtataatatatgtacaataattaaaaataaattaaatgcaaacagtGAAAGTCCTTAATCTTTATTGGTACCGGAAAGCATGACGAATTtgacaaaatattgaataactAATAACCATGCAAAATGTGTCTGTGAACTTTTTAGTTCTGCCCTAACATAATACTTTGTGGTCAAGGTTTGTTGTCAAGGTTTAAAACTTGttgattaaatgttaattcaATTTTTGGggtgagctgtccctttaaggtgAGAGGAAATCCTCACGTCAAGATGATCTTTTTTTACCCGGCAGGGGGCGCAAGGGGGGTACCTCGAGGAAAATGACTGGAGGATTTAAAGGTAGGTTCTGTGTGGCCATGGCAACGGCTTTACCTGCGACCTGAATGAGGACCCGAGAATAGATCGACTGCTCTATATTTACTGACAGGGAACTCCTTCGCTTTTGGCGTGAATGTGTGAGCCCTTCTAGTAATCGACAGTGCTTTTGTGCAACTCAAATCAATtaatcagtttttctttttcatcacaATAGTTAATTATTTACGTTTGACGGTTGCATATAGAACGCATTTATAGAATTCATGGCTCTACAGGTCATATATGGAGAGTTCATGTAAAACATGCTCACCGTGGGGCCTTTTGTCATACTTAGTCCCTCACttgtatttttcagaaaatgtttccaagtattttttttcaacgCCCAGCTCTGCCTGAGGTCAGAATTTGGCCCTGAACCCCCTACTACAGCCCCAGCGATAACTCGTCTTCACCCGCTTCCCAAATCTCGCACGCTCTCTTTAAATAGGCGGGGCTACTGTCTCATGCTGCTGATCGATTGGTCGATTTCGACGTCCATCAGGACTTGACGTTCTGGCTCGCTCTCGAACTCTGACCGCGCCCCCGAGGCTCAGCGGCTCGCGCGGCGGAGAAGGAGAGAGTGCGCGCCTCGTGAGGAGGCACCAACGGTCTGTTctcacagggaaaaaaataaccGAGAATATTGCAGCTCATACATGGCGAAATTTGTTTTACTCGACGTCCAGACACGTATCCATTCCGGACCGCGGCTCTGACAGCGACAGGCGGAGCGAATATCTGTAGCTCTCGGAGGTTGGAGTTTACCGAGGGTTTTCGTAGCAGTTTCGTGTTTGGAGGCGCCCGAGTGCCGGTGTCGTCGTCACAGTGGGTGCCGTTTCGTGCTTTCCGGTGACAGCTGACACTCGTCCCTGTTTCCGAAGACCAGAAGGCTTGTTCTGTCTCCTTCCTGACCGGTTCACCCGGCATCGTCCCTGTCAGCGCCGGGCCGCCTGCACGCTCACCCCGGCGCGGCCTCGCTCCTTCTCGAGCCCCGGCGACGACACGGCTACCTCCCCGGTAGAGTCCGCTACCCACACGCCAAAACACCTGCTGTGATTACGACCAACAAAACGGAATCCtaggagagaaaaaaactgaaaagagagACGGGACCCGTGCGCTGGTGATATACGTTATACAGACGGAGCTGTCATACAACATATCAGCAGTTCTCTGAATTTACATAACGTTATATTAAGTTTATTCTTTCTCGGGACTGGCTTATTCTCTCGTGCATATCCGTTAATAAGGTATTAGAAAACAAAAGGTCGCTTATAGAAACTAAACACGCTTTGTGCAAAGGCAAGGCCTCGTCTGCTAACTCGGATAGCTGCATCGCTAACTCTCAGCCTGGGTTTAATCAGCTTCTAATCTTATTAACTGCACTTTTTGACTCCTATTCATTGCTTTCTTTGTACCATATGACACAATAGAGGAGCGATTTTAATTTGAAGTCGCTGGTTTAGCGCACAGTACAGTATACTTGCCAAGAGATCTGTTGAGCAGCAGGAGGAGGAAACGGAGCTGTCAGCCTCTATAATCTACTGCTCGGCCTGATTAATTCCCACCTTGGGAAGCAAAAACCGAAGAATCTTATGTGTTGGGCTGGTTTCAGCTGACCTTTGCTACCAAATTTAACTAAGTCCCTCGCGAGATTTCTTGCGCTGCAACCCCGCTGCATGCACTGATACGGGAAAGACtcgatttatatttttgtaccaTAGTTCGGGAGCCGTTTAGAACAGGGTCAGATATCCGCACAAACCCCTACTACTGTTTAGACATGAGTATTGAGATTCCAGTCGGTCTGACGGAGCTGCTTCAAGGCTACACCGTGGAGGTGCTGCGCCAGAGGCCGCCGGACCTGGTGGAGTTTGCCGTGCAGTATTTCACCCGCCTGCGGGACACCAGGAGCCAGGACGGGTCCGGAGCCGCCTCCGCCGCCAAGACCGGGGGGAAGGGAGTGATGTTTGATGGCGAGCCGATGCAGACCGAGTCGAACGGCGACGAGGACGACGAGGACGATGACTCAGATTTTGAGCGTGAGTGCCTCTTTATTAAACGCGATTTATTACACCGACTGTAAAAGAGACGATATTGCTGTTTGCCTTTGTTTTAGTGGATGGTGTGTTTGCACGGTTAACGAGGGTGTCGGATTTTTCTTGCGATGGGCAACGCGAGGAATAGCCTTATCTAGGCTGTTTCCATGACACTCGCTCGAGCTCTCATCCACGGGCTTGATTGACAGAGTGACAAGTGGTATCCCCAGTTACCCGCGACGCATGCAGAATTAAGAAGGGCTAGACTGCACGCTTAATGGATTTGCATTAATATTGATGCACTTTCGTTTTTGAATAGAAATgggatgcgtgtgtgtgtgtgatcgggGTGGCGATGTTAGCCAATTCGTACTGTATGAATTGCTTGTATGAATGGATGCGGGCTGGCCATTGAGAATGCTAACAGGGATTTTTCATAATGGATAGAGGTGCGCTCGCGCACATCAAAGCAGCGCCTCTTTCCTTTCATGTAGAGCAGAGCGAGCAGCTGCGCTTTCCTAGTGGAAACCAAGCTGATTTCACTGGCAGACCTTTCTTAAAGTCAGCAGTTGTGAATTTATCCATTGAGAGAATTCAGGGGCCACGGAGGACAGTTAGGAAAGAAGTGCAGAAATGGATACAGGGATTATAACACCTGCCCAAATCGCTTAATCATATTTCATCAAGCCGCATAATGCAATGCCTGCCTGTGACTGAGTGGATTATGGCTTGTTTacaatgattgtttttaatatttaagtatgtTATTGTTCTTGCAACCTTTTGCTAAATAGAATGGGGAAGTCCGTGCCTGTCTGTGTGTTAAATCTGATCTTAGATCATTTTGATTGTGCACTTTCAGTGGTTAGATTCTAGCAGGTACATCAGTCTCTTCTCACGATCAAATATGCATACTTTActatataatatgcaaaaatcCAAATATGCACAGTAAGTACATTTACATCCACTGTGATATCGAGGGTGCTTTGTCTAAGTGTACATGacaatttaaaagcaattgTTCATAGAATTCTATTAGACTAAAGAATTTCCATGcaattttaagaaaacaaatgtgTCTATTAAGCAAACAATGCTGAGTGAAACACTGCATCCAATGAGATTCTGAGGTGTACAGCCAGTTTCATATCCACAAGAGCTCTTGGATTCGTTAAGTATTAAATGGAGAAATGGAAAAAGTTGGAAATCTGAGCTGAGTGGCTCTTTTTCTAGTGCAAGTGTAGTTACCAAgaaaattgttgttgttattcgACAACACCCAAGAAGATTATTTGCTGTCACTAAATTATTGGCCAGTGAACATCTGGATGATGGCACCGTGCCAGGATGGCAGATGTGCTATATCTgagaatgttttcatattttaaattcatattccTACAGCCCATTTAAATCAGACTCAACTTTATGCATACATCTTTCtgtatttaatgcaataaaaaaaacaactttttgaGAAGCACAAATTTGATTTTGCTAGGAAAGATTTATAGTTTAATTATAATGTCAAATTCTGTATAATTTTATCTGCTGTATTTTTGcatatgtttgctttttttgtgtttgttgttgaaTTATTCCAACTCAGCTTTTGCCATGAAGATGGCCTTAGATGCTGAGATGCCaataaaaagaagcaattaCTATCACTCATGTGAATCAGTTAATTTGCCCATCAGCGTATCCATTCAGTGTAGCAGGTTTGGACTGAACAGCATGCAGAAGATAATGGAGGAAAGGAGGGCAGGATGGGTTCTGCGTGAGTTGTGTTGTTCCACAGCCGAGTTTCAGGGAACTGAGGAATCTAAAGCATGCTGGGGCATGGTTAAAGCATTAAGGACCGTCCCACCTTGATCTTTGTCTTTGCGTCATGCTGTCAAGAAAACATCTGCACATCATCACTATTGGCCTAGCAATGTATCATACAGGAAGTTTTGATAAATTTGACTTGCTTGCATATTCAAGTATTGTTGCTTTCTGTCAGAATTTAAATGCGTGATTGGGTAAAGTGTAGAATTGAAGAATTGCTGTAAGTAGTTTCAGATGTTTTGCTAACTTCCGCCACACTTAGAACCGAATTAGAGCGCCACCACTCTTCAGCCACATTGCCTCTCTACAAAAACCCCAACCCTGAACGCATGAAATAGACAAGCAGCAAGCATTTTTGATTGGTGTATAGTTGTTACAGACAATTTATGTCTGATATCTTAAATGCATACAGTttagaaaatatctttttaaagttaaagtgaaAGGAATCAGAGTACAATTAATGTGTAAAGTGCAAGTGCGTGTGTTTTATGTCCTCTGCCTGGAGAAGAGGGTACTCTTTGTTTTAAGCAGGATAAATAAAGTGGAACAGAGCAGTCTGCTGTTTTATGGACTCAGAGTCTACTCACACAACACAGCCACCTGCAGGTACTCTAACAGTCAAAGAACCTGTTTGTGCTCCTCACCGCTGCTGGGTTGCCTGTTTCATTGTGATTTAAGATACAAGCTGTAATATTATTGCATCATCTAAAACTCATTAGCGAGTGTGAACCTTTTTCACATTACAGGAATATGCAGAACAAGATCTTAAAAAAGGTAACTGTAATTTTTTCCGGCAGTTAGCATGTTGTCACAACCATAGCTCAGAAGGTGGTTTGACCTGTAGTCAAAACcgtgtttttgtggtttatgcaGCTTAaacattagttttaaaatgacttcaacTTTACTAACTGTATTATGAATTGTTgcactatttattttagtacatgaaacacacacacattaatatatatttctttacatgTATATCTAAAATGATATAGTCCAGTGAATCAAAACCAAACCAACCAGTTAAGTCACTCTGCGCCTATTTTActacttatttttatatcaagtaCATACGCAAGTAGTTAACTGGTTGGGCTGgttttgatttaatgttttcactatgagaatgaaaaatataaagagCATTTTTCACACTCTGTCTTCATCTTTATTTGGATTACATAAAGGGAAAATGAAGTATTACATGCTTTTGTCTTTATTGCAGGGCCTGTCACACATTGGTTATGCACATGCTTTTTGTATATATTCTTTCAATACCTGTTTTTAGTGTGCatgtattgtttgtgtgttttgtatgcCTGGGTGTGTCTATATCTGTTATTCTTTATGTTTGAGGTTTGGATAACAATCTGAACTTTAGCACTTCCTCTTTATATATATCAGCAAGAGGGTGACAGACTGACCCTGCCCTGTTTGTTCTTCCCACCCTGGTCATTGATTTCAGAGGCAGCATTATAGTGTGCTTGTAAGAGTTTATGAAGTATTAATAGCTAATCATATGCATTAAGTTATCACAGTAATTCTGTATTCTGAGTGCTTCAGTGATAGAAAATAAGTTAAGATGAAATGATATTGCTTTAAGAGTTTTAGACTGCTGTACTACACTCATGGCATAATCCATCCGTCCTTAGAGAAGTGCAGAGCTGTTCTTTCTTAAGACATCATTGGTAAGGCCAAAGGTTAAGCAGGATGTGGAAACCCTGCACATTATTGTCATTGTTGCCTACACTATTTTAGTCTCCAGTTAAATCTAATCATTAATGTCTTCTCTTTTTCCCACTCAGCAGAGTGGGACTCATCGTTCTGATCTCGTGTTTTTGCCAGATAATAGACAAACACCACACACAAGTTTTCCTTATAAGATGTTCGTAGGTCAGTCTGATTAGTGGTGGTGGTTCAAGGAGAGGAGGTCATTGGCGACTGGAGTGTAACCAACCGGTGAACTCCGTTTGCAAAGTGTACACTTTGATTGGACATGCCTTGACCTTCAGCTAGAACCACATAATACCTTATCAGCCAATCCAAGAGGAGTTGAAAGAACAGACAGTGACCTTGTCCAGTCAGGGTGCAGATTAAGCAGATGGATGGCCTTGTCTAATTAGAGCTAGTGCTGACCTTGCCTCTAATGTTCAtatcatgcacacacaaacacacttttgtaGATTAATCTGCAGCAATGAACGATCCCTGTATTGTAGATGTCATTCATGCTCTCTCACTCCAAGTAACCAGTAAGGGGTTAAATCCACAGGCACAGAGCTAGACAGATCCACACTATCCACACTGCCTTATAAGGGCTAAAGGGGAGAGAGTCAGAAGGAGAAATGGAGCACTACACAAAGATAGACAAAGTTTTTAGAGAGTGCAGGGAAAAGAGGGGTATGGAGACATAGATTAATTGCTTACAGCAggaaggggagagagagaaaatacagCCAGCTCTGTAGTATACTGGGATTTTTGTTATAGGAACCTGCTTAAACCCCCGATGGGCAAGAAATAGCCTATTCATGAAAACATATTGCCACAAACAAGGTGTTTTTTCGAGTTATAAACAGGTTGTTTGAATTGTTATGGTCATGTTACATAGTGTAGTATGTTTTGTGATTTTGCAAATGTGTGGGCTCTCATACCAACTGTTTGCCAGTGTATAACCcatgtagtttttaaataagGTTTGCTGaagtttttgttagttttgtgtaaaattttttgcaatacaattaagtaaacattgtttttttatgtggtttaattaaattagcCTAGGATTCATAAAAATTGATGATTGAACACTGACactaaataaattgttacagaaaactttccacaaaaatattaagcagccaGCTGTTTCAACAATGATAATAGTATATGATGTttcagaatataatttttttttttagcaaataaatgaagccttagtgagcattagagacttattccaaaaattattttgtttgttcgtttagTATTGGTCATTATAGATATTGGTATATGTGACCCACACAAACTATAATGGTTGACTGGTTTAATCACTggtttaatatgtgtgtgtctattagCATGTTGGTTGTTTATGTAAGTTGTGTCAGAGAAAGAACGCAAGTGTTTGTAGTTTAGATGCTGACTCTCACATGATAAGTGATTTTAGCTGTACCATCAcagagatcacacacacattctgtttacttttataaatactagtctctctcttttttcctctgGCTAATATTTGCCAGCAATGAGAGAGCATGATAAGACTGGGTGCATGAGGATATCTAGAACGGCACAGAAAGAGATAAGACGACAAGACAGAACAACACTTAAGTTTTGCAATTCTTTGCAACATTCTTTGCAATGTTGTTTGTAGTTTCTGTTGCTCATACAAGTGATTAGAACAAACTCCTAAAGTTAAACTATTAAACTTTGGAATGTTTGTACTTGGGATGTAAATGCTGACTCAAAGACTAAACATGGGCAGAAAGTCCCATTGATTACATTGAAGGAGAGACTTAAACCAAAGACCTATGGACAAGAAAATAGTGAACCTAAGTGATTGAAAACATTACTTTTAGTTGCATCAGGAGGTCATGACATAGACTACCGTTCAATAGTTTGTTATTGGtacaatcttttaaaatgttttttaaatgtcatgtaaaaACTGTGTATCTTTAAATTTCAACTGTAATATCTTttgaaataatgatttattcctgtgatggtaaagctgaattttcagcagtcatcaTTCTAGGTTTCAGTATAacgatctttcagaaatcatcagATAAAAATTCCCCTCTAATTTAcagtttgaataaattaaagctaactgcaaaaaaatctgAGCCATTAAACATGGTATAGTGTATTCTATCCTTAATATGTTGATCTGGTGCTCAAGTAACAGTGTTATGTTAAaatcagttgtgctgcttaatttatttgtggAAATGATTCGTTGAATCAAATTCAAAAGAGTACCATTTacagaaaagaataaaacaattgCAAAGCCGTTGTTGTCAAAAACGGTCTCTATATTTGTCAGCTTGAAAAATTGCAACTGCAACGGAAATATGAGAAGCATGGTGAAGGGAAAGATTTTCAGTAAATAACATCTTCAATTACACGTCTGTTCTCCACACATGGCTATCATATGACTGCAGGAGACTTAGACAAGTTATGTGGCTGCCTTCTATGATACTctaattctgcctttttttatcgtgtgtgtgtgtgagtaaatgatgataaaactTTGGTTTCCatgtgaactatcactttaatgatttaaaatggatCAACTGTGTATTCTTAGAAATATCACACTCAcccatttttcttttccttttcttccttCTTGTGTCactgtctttttctttccctttttcctctctctctctggttgcTGAGAGTGAGTGGGTGTGTATTTGGGGGCATAGTTGTCAGAGCAATGAGGAGGTCTTCCTTGTATTTTGTTGTCATGGCAACTTAGGCCACTTGATATCCTCTACACGTGAGGTTGAAGCACCCCATCTCCTGACACTTCACGCGCTCATGCACGCACTCATTTCTTTGAGTGCTCTCACAACATATCCATGCATTAAACCACCTTGTCTGGGcaacatgtgcacacacacacacacacacacacacacacacacacacacagtgttaagTAATTTGCAAAGAGGTGTAAATCTGAAAGCTTATGTGTGAATCCCCACAATTCGACAGAATTTAACATGACCGTGCATGCCATgtattacataatacatatgttATGTGGCAagttaattattgtaaaaatgcgTTCAAACATTTGAAAGTCTGCGTGTTTGTTTACGAGCAGAACTTCTCCTAAAGATCCCAAAAAGGGAGTGCGTATGTGAGAGAACGATTATTGCTAGTTTTACACCAAAGAGTTAATGGACTGATGGATTGTAACAGTGCCATGAGAACGAAGGAGGAGGAGTGTGTGCAGACCTGCAGGGCTCCTGAGAGTCGTGCTAGTGCACTCAGCTGTGATTGTACACACATAATTGCAATCTCCTGAAACTGGTAAAGCCTGTAGGACAGGCCTTTGACTGACCTTACCGAATATTTAACGCCCACACAGTTACTGAAGGGCACATGTGAGATTCGGAGACTGAATCGCTAATGTTGTCTGTGAGTCTGCGCCTCTCAGAATTTGAACAGTCATTAACTCTCTcttgtgtctttctctctcttcacagCTCCTCCCCCCAGCAGATTTAACCGGAGAGTGTCGGGTGAGTTCTGTTTGACGTCATTGCACTAATCATGTGgtttaaagtgtgtgtatgtgtgtgtgtgagtgtcagaTAAGTGCTCTGCCTTTCCGTCATTTCCCTTCGTGTTTGTTTTATAGTAATTATGTAGCCGGTATTCCCACACATTCTGCCCCTTTCAGTGGTGTtccagtaaaaagaaaaaaaagaaaaaaaaaaaacatacacataccTTTTAATGTGGAAGTTTGTGTCCTAAATCATTGTATGAAGGAATCTACATATGCTACCTGtcaatataattatttctttctttctttatttctttctttctttctttttaacatcaatttgtttctccttttttctGAAAAGTACCTACACTACCATTAAAGTTTGGGCTGACTAAGATTCTTTGAAAGAAATctctcaccaaagctgcatttgtttgatcaaattgataaaatgtgtattattcctgtgatccaaaagctgaattttcaacagccattactccaggCTTTAGTGTCCCATtaatcttcagaaatcatacaaatatgctgatttggtgcttgagaaacatttattattaagattattattttgaaaatttcaAAACGCTAATTTTGGAAAAATTCAGACACAAACTACaacaaaatgttatgttttctaTGTTCCTTCAATAATATAAATGGTTCATATTTTGGAGTCTCTGTCATTAAAAACTTTGAAACCCACATCAAGGGTTTTTCACTTGCATGTGTCTTTATGACGTTTGTCAAGtaaatagtaatttatttttatagtgtgtGCGGAGGCCTTTAAccctgatgatgatgaggaagaCTCTGAACCGAGAGTTGTCCATCCAAAAACAGATGAGCAGCGTTGTAGATTACAGGAGGCCTGCAAGGACATTTTGCTGTTCAAGGCTCTTgatcaggtacacacacacacacacacacacacacacagatatgagGGCTATAAAACTGTAAACAGACGCCATCCAGGGTGTATCACTCCTGTACTCCTGTCCAGTCAGTCAGGTTTGGTTTGCATGTGCGACTCATCCCACGTGTCTTACCTAAACCGCCACTGTCAGTTCATCATTTTAGAGGAACATATTGTTTAACTATAGTTCCTTGAACTgatttgcattgtttattttctgCTAATGTCATATAGCACGTCTGAATTGCACTCTGGGCAGTTGATAAATGTACTATGAAGCATTTGAAGACAAGAATGTGTAACCGGGTTTCCAAAATGGGAATATTTGCATTCCTTTGAATTTGTAACATTTGCAGATAAGAATGTTATTGTGTGTTATGTAGTGTTATGATAATGTTATAACATATTACATGAACGATGCCATGatactaatatttataataattataagttATATCCTGGAAGGCTTGTCAACCAacaaaaaaatccccaaaacaaatcaaatgatatatatttttataaaaatgatgtCTATGTTCTCATAAATAGGTAAACATcagtgttgttttcttttcttcattcaGCATCTTGAGTGTTTGAGTGAGTTTTTAAGATGGTGTagaatgtagaaaaaaaaatgttgcaagcACTCCGTTCAGTTCTTTATCATGTGAACCCTAAGAAATGtacctgtttttaaaaaatttccagtaatttataagtaatttataattttaaaagtatatcCTTGCAGTGGatgctaaatatttactgtatggaCTCTCTCTTTCTGGTATAGGAGCAGTTTTCAGAGGTGCTGGACGCCATGTTTGAGGTTCTTGTACAGCCACAGGATCACGTCATTGATCAGGGAGATGATGGAGATAACTTTTATGTAATTGAGaggtgtgtatttttatgaaccGCTCTGCCAGAGCGTGTTTGTGATACTCTTGTACAGAAGGGCTGGTTTGTGGTACTTTAACAATTTGGCATATCTTTGATTACTTTGAAGCTCATTTATCTTTCAGTTGTTTCCTGATTCACGTATGAAAATCATGCTTAATTCaagcattttatgtaaaaaaaaaacacaaacattttgcccaattctgtttttaacaataaatgcatttactgctACTGgatactttataaaaatatttgtacttgCACTGCATACTGTAAGGACGTGTAATTGTTTATGtttgaattgtttaaatgttaacatttaaaagctgtagtaacattcatattatattaatattaataatattagcatttaaaatgtatagccCCTGCTGATTTGAATTTAAGAATAGTATTATGCTAATCTTATATCAGTAATATAATATCCTCTGTCCAGATGAAAAGCACCTCTTAACCGCATGAGCTGCACTTCACCCGGCGCTGTGGCCATGCAAAAACTATATATGGTTATAACCTTTGTTGAAGTGGGCCTTTTGTCACTACTATAAAGTGGTGAATGTTCATTGTGCACagacatttatttgatgttCCCATTCAATtgtttgtgcttgtgtttttattaattatagcaGTTGTAATCATGATGTGACTCGATTTGGATGATCACAAACCTTAACAATATTCCTTAAATTGACTGTCAATACCTATAAGTCAGTATGAATTAAATCGCTACAGCATCCGTAACTGAATACATGTTTGTTGTGTATTTGCAGGGGTGTGTATGATATTGTGGTACAGAAGGACGGGGTGGGCTGCTGTGTGGGTCAGTATGATAATAAGGGCAGTTTCGGAGAACTGGCCCTCATGTACAACACTCCACGTGCTGCAACCATCAT includes:
- the prkar2aa gene encoding protein kinase, cAMP-dependent, regulatory, type II, alpha A; translated protein: MSIEIPVGLTELLQGYTVEVLRQRPPDLVEFAVQYFTRLRDTRSQDGSGAASAAKTGGKGVMFDGEPMQTESNGDEDDEDDDSDFEPPPPSRFNRRVSVCAEAFNPDDDEEDSEPRVVHPKTDEQRCRLQEACKDILLFKALDQEQFSEVLDAMFEVLVQPQDHVIDQGDDGDNFYVIERGVYDIVVQKDGVGCCVGQYDNKGSFGELALMYNTPRAATIIAKEEGALWGLDRATFRRLIVKNNAKKRRMYECFIESVPLLKSLEISERMKIVDVLGVKSFHDGERIIMQGDKADCFYVVESGEVKIMMKSKTKADRQDNAEVEIARCSRGQYFGELALVTNKPRAASAYAIGDVKCLVIDIQAFERLLGPCKEIMKRNIAHYEEQLVALFGSSVDLRD